Proteins encoded together in one Triticum dicoccoides isolate Atlit2015 ecotype Zavitan chromosome 7B, WEW_v2.0, whole genome shotgun sequence window:
- the LOC119338128 gene encoding N-(5'-phosphoribosyl)anthranilate isomerase 1, chloroplastic-like, translated as MATAFSTKQPLRVATPASKWRPRLPLVKVQYSSNKQASASISLTSSAEDAERNEPIVKMCGITSARDAEFAAKAGAKLIGMILWPKSKRSVQLSEAKEISRVAKSYGAEAVGVFVDDDEETILRVSDSCDLELIQLHGDSSRALVPALAKNNRIVYVLNADADGKLINSPPSEEYDVDWFLVDSAEGGSGKGFNWENFRMPSVKSKNGWLLAGGLHADNVCQAATALKPNGVDVSSGICSPDGISKDPKRISSFMRSVQSLSSR; from the exons GGCGTCCAAGGTTGCCACTGGTTAAAGTGCAATATTCGTCCAACAAACAAGCTAGTGCTTCCATTTCATTGACGTCCAGTGCGGAGGATGCGGAGAGAAACGAGCCCATAGTCAAAATGTGCGGCATCACATCTGCCAGAGATGCAGAATTCGCCGCAAAGGCTGGAGCTAAACTTATCGGGATGATTCTTTGGCCTAAGTCCAAACGATCTGTCCAACTGTCAGAAGCGAAGGAAATATCCAGAGTAGCAAAGTCATATGGGGCTGAAGCTGTTGGTGTGTTTGTCGATGATGATGAAGAGACCATCTTAAGAGTGTCCGATTCATGCGACCTTGAACTTATCCAG CTTCATGGAGATAGTTCTCGAGCACTAGTTCCTGCTCTTGCCAAGAACAACCGGATTGTATATGTTCTTAATGCTGACGCGGATGGAAAACTTATCAATTCTCCTCCTAGTGAAGAATATGACGTTGACTGGTTTTTGGTGGACAGTGCAGAGGGTGGAAG TGGCAAAGGATTCAACTGGGAGAATTTCCGAATGCCATCAGTGAAAAGCAAGAACGGCTGGCTGTTAGCAGGAGGACTTCATGCAGACAATGTTTGTCAAGCCGCTACCGCTCTAAAACCAAATGGTGTGGATGTTAGCAGCGGAATATGCTCTCCTGACGGTATAAGCAAGGACCCGAAGAGAATATCATCCTTCATGAGAAGCGTACAGTCCTTAAGTTCCCGATGA
- the LOC119338129 gene encoding uncharacterized protein LOC119338129 has translation MAAPLARVPLLRAPSRPFPTSRINPRRHFRPSVSVAVGGVGGPVLRTCKNCKKQYDPAANHPSSCRYHTAHFGGETKRKFESVHSGGTMDTPGAGKVLQYWHCCGSEDPFDVGCTAAPHSSYDD, from the exons ATGGCCGCGCCACTCGCGCGTGTGCCGCTGCTTCGTGCGCCCAGCCGGCCCTTCCCCACCTCCAGGATCAACCCCCGCCGCCACTTCCGGCCATCGGTGTCGGTCGCCGTAGGAGGCGTGGGCGGCCCCGTGCTCCGCACCTGCAAGAATTGCAAGAAGCAGTACGACCCGGCGGCTAATCACCCCTCATCCTGCCGCTACCACACGGCCCACTTTGGAG GGGAAACAAAGAGAAAATTTGAAAGTGTCCATTCTGGTGGGACTATGGATACTCCGGGTGCAGGCAAAGTGCTCCAGTACTGGCATTGTTGTGGGTCAGAGGATCCATTTGATGTTGGTTGTACTGCTGCTCCTCACTCTTCATACGATGACTAA